The sequence TCAGCGCCGGATATTTCCGGAAATGATAACTCTCCTCGCGGTCACACTCTTCGACCGCTCTAACTTCAATACTGTCATTAACAAGAGTAAAATATCCGACAAGGTTTCCCTTCCAGAAAACCAGTCGGGTCACAGAAATAAGATTGTTCTGATTAATAAGAGCGTCCTCTTTTAAGAATTCATCAAGCTCCGGTTCGGATGAATGAAATCGGGATAAATCATGATCCGCATTCAGGAGAACAAACTGGAGCTCGTCAAAAGGGATGGGGGTGATCATTGATGCGAGCCTTTAGTCAAGCCCGGCGAGTTCAGCGTCCCGTTTCGCTTCACGCATCAGGTTCAGGCCTTCGCGGGTAAATGTCGGATGCTCTAAGTAATGCTGAAACATTTTTGCATCTTCGCCTTCGAGCACAAGCCCGATCTCAATAGGTTTTGCCACGTGATTCCCTCCTGGATATTGTTGTGTAAGTATATAGGCTGGGAATTATATCAAAGCTCTTGTGGATGATGATGCCAGTCTTCCCCTTATAGCATCAGTTAGCTAAAACCTACTCTCGTATCCCGCCTAAGTCAAGTCCCATCCGGTACAGTTTTTCCCCCCTGCCTCGTCATCTTGTTTTCACAATCGCAGAATCCGGACAAACCTCCGCAAACTTACAACTCAGACACTCCCGCTGCGAAGGCCGGGCCGGAAAATCCCCGTACTCATAGGAAGCATTCATCATCGCAAATTCCCGGGGGATCTGCTCCTGCACCTCGCGTAACTGCTCCTCGTAGAATGCATAGGGCTTTGTTGCGCCGGTCTTTAAGAAGACAAGTTCAGTGCTGATCTCATCGGCACTTTTCTTATAATACTCCTTAGCCCAGAGCACATACGCGGCCATCTGGAGTTCCGTCTCGTACTCGTCATCGTCCCGGCCGGTCTTCCAGTCCGTAAGCACGAGCGTGCCGTCCGGCATCCGGCTGGCAAAATCCACCTTGACCGTTACACCGGTATCCCCGATAGTGAAATGATCGAACTGTTCGTGTCGCAGGCATCCCCGGTTCTGGTAGTTTGGCCATTTGCCGAAAAAAGTATGCAGGCATGTCTTGCCGTTCTCTTCGATGGCAGTAAAAAATGAACCCGGGATCGTCTCGCCGTTGTGGTATTCGGTGAAGGTCTCGCCGCCGATATCTTTGTAGAGCGATACTTTTTTTAAGAACGCAGTCATGGCCCCGGCGAGATCCATCGGCTTGTTCTCGCAATGGAGCTGGATCTGCTTGTCGATGATATCGTGAATGAGCTGGCCCTGGACAACGAATTTGGAGGTGAAGTTCTTGAGCCACCGGATTTTTTCGGGATCAACGACCGGGGCGGATTTGACATAGGGGGCGATGTATTCAAAATAGTACTGGCGCTGGCACCGGTTCCAGACCCGGTGTTTGGTAAATGACCAGGAATTTATTTTCGAGAAGAAGGGGTCCAGGTCGGCCATATATTTCAGTTGAGGACTGGTGCGAAATATCTTCCTCTTTCATTTTGTCATTCATCGATCAGGTTTCTCAACTGAACGTTTCCCCCCGTCCGATTGAAAACTCCATGAGGGATAACCTAAAGTGGGGGTCCGTGAAAAACCCGTAAAATCCCCGTCGACACCCGCCGTAAGATTCCCGGATCGGAGCCCCAAAGCTGAGCTTCTTTTCATTTTCCCCCTACTTACGGTCATCCGGCAGGAGATCTGCCCTCCAAAGCGCAATAAAGAGGAAACTTTTAGAGCCCCTATGGGGCGTTTTTTGGCATTTAAGGCCATAAATGAACGCTAAAAAAATGTGGTGAACAAAAATCGTGCATTTTGTGCAAATAGTGCAGGAAAATGACACCCCATTCATCTCCCGGCACACCCGGTCTCCGTCGGAGAAGTGTGTCTGCGGGAGAGCATCTCTTCCGGTGTCCCGGGCCGAAAAGATCGATATCCAAAACAGGGGGTTCTTTTGCTCATCAACCTTCGAACCTCCTCTCCT comes from Methanomicrobiales archaeon HGW-Methanomicrobiales-1 and encodes:
- a CDS encoding N-acetyltransferase, whose translation is MITPIPFDELQFVLLNADHDLSRFHSSEPELDEFLKEDALINQNNLISVTRLVFWKGNLVGYFTLVNDSIEVRAVEECDREESYHFRKYPALKIARLATHNSCERFGVGRSMLRKIFSISITLSHYVGCRIVTVDSKHSAVDFYKKFAFKQAIRMPGETVPLYLDLKNALQRISRES
- a CDS encoding recombinase RecB; the protein is MADLDPFFSKINSWSFTKHRVWNRCQRQYYFEYIAPYVKSAPVVDPEKIRWLKNFTSKFVVQGQLIHDIIDKQIQLHCENKPMDLAGAMTAFLKKVSLYKDIGGETFTEYHNGETIPGSFFTAIEENGKTCLHTFFGKWPNYQNRGCLRHEQFDHFTIGDTGVTVKVDFASRMPDGTLVLTDWKTGRDDDEYETELQMAAYVLWAKEYYKKSADEISTELVFLKTGATKPYAFYEEQLREVQEQIPREFAMMNASYEYGDFPARPSQRECLSCKFAEVCPDSAIVKTR